The following are encoded together in the Hemicordylus capensis ecotype Gifberg chromosome 4, rHemCap1.1.pri, whole genome shotgun sequence genome:
- the LOC128323208 gene encoding uncharacterized protein LOC128323208 produces the protein MDHLNEAANATGLIPGKTFILPSSFAGSPRNMLQNYQDAMAIVRKYGKPDLFITMTCNPKWEEIVENLEHGQTAAARPDLVARVFHLKLRSLIDDICKKHIFGPPTAIVYVIEFQKRGLPHAHILLILTENYKPKTEASIDNIVSAEIPNIEKTPQLHAIITKHMIHGPCGTHNQHSPCMSNEKCTKEFPKEYQQQTIANRNSYPKYRRRNTGESKMQNGKPIDNSWVVPYNPFLALKYNCHINAEVCASVKSVKYLFKYVYKGHDCAKVVLQEQDTLNHDEIKTYMDSRYVSAPEAAWRLNGFEMHYKSHTVHRLAVHLPNEQAVIFNPEDIGAATERATSRETHLPACTWKLRQRGADKVIGRMYSVNLPSDSERYCLRLLLLHVPGATSYEHLRSIDGNEYPTFQEAAKTRGLINDKQVWESTLEDAAQYNMPKQIRELFAYICVFASLQNMQELFTKYEQYLIEDYVHKHMQHNAECTICRDLALQEIANILTLHGKKCTDFGLTYTIQNTEQLTDTYNQAYEKQTAEKMSKTFNDEQKTAMEQILAASQNDELNHRCFFLDGPGGSGKTYLYKTLLSTVRDRSEVALPVASTGIAANLLQGGRTYHSQFKLPVPILENSISNMHLNSQDAKNIKKAKIIIWDESTMAPTLALTTVDKLMREIMENNKPMGEFSKWLITVGNGDTPPIEGLPEDIIEIPASIICKEDIVREIFGSNIQVQNIPKIANRSILCPKNNDVDTISDQVLNILEGEKMTYLSADTIDDSTEEDSKNYPTEFLNDQTPKGLPKHTLTLKVGAIIMLLRNLNTKKGLCNGTHLIVKNLEKNLIIAQVITGSAQGDMVFIPRIDLAPSCTDLPFTLRRRQYPVKLAFAMTINKSQGQTLEKVGIYLPEPVFSHGQLYVHYRESEVLQTSWSRCWKAQNKED, from the exons ATGGACCACTTAAATGAAGCAGCCAATGCAACAGGTCTAATTCCCGGAAAGACATTTATTTTGCCATCCTCATTTGCAGGTAGCCCCAGAAACATGCTCCAAAACTATCAGGACGCAATGGCAATTGTCAGAAAGTACGGAAAACCAGATCTCTTCATTACCATGACATGCAACCCCAAGTGGGAAGAAATTGTAGAAAACCTAGAACATGGACAAACTGCTGCAGCACGACCAGATTTAGTGGCAAGAGTCTTCCACCTAAAACTAAGATCACTAATTGATGACATCTGCAAGAAGCATATATTTGGCCCACCCACAGCCATTGTGTATGTCATAGAGTTCCAAAAAAGAGGTTTGCCACATGCACACATATTGCTCATCCTGACAGAAAACTATAAACCAAAAACTGAAGCATCCATAGACAACATAGTATCTGCAGAAATCCCAAACATTGAAAAAACACCACAACTTCATGCAATCATAACAAAGCATATGATCCATGGACCATGTGGAACTCACAATCAGCATTCACCATGTATGTCAAATGAAAAATGCACAAAAGAATTCCCAAAAGAATACCAACAACAGACTATTGCAAACAGAAACAGTTACCCCaaatacagaagaagaaacactggCGAAAGCAAAATGCAGAATGGAAAACCAATTGATAACAGCTGGGTTGTACCGTATAATCCATTTCTAGCCCTGAAGTATAACTGCCACATCAACGCTGAAGTCTGCGCTTCAGTAAAGAGTGTAAAATACCTTTTCAAATATGTTTACAAGGGCCATGATTGCGCTAAAGTAGTACTCCAAGAACAAGACACTTTGAACCACGATGAAATCAAAACCTACATGGATTCAAGGTATGTCAGTGCACCAGAAGCAGCATGGCGTCTAAATGGATTTGAGATGCATTACAAATCCCATACAGTTCACAGGCTAGCAGTTCATCTCCCAAATGAACAGGCAGTAATTTTCAACCCCGAGGACATAGGCGCAGCAACCGAAAGAGCAACAAGTCGCGAAACACATTTGCCAGCATG CACGTGGAAATTACGACAACGTGGTGCAGACAAAGTGATTGGCAGAATGTACTCTGTAAATTTACCATCAGATTCAGAGCGCTACTGCCTACGCCTCCTACTGTTGCATGTACCAGGAGCAACATCCTACGAACACCTCAGAAGCATAGATGGAAATGAATACCCAACTTTCCAAGAAGCTGCCAAAACAAGAGGGCTCATAAATGATAAACAAGTGTGGGAAAGTACGCTAGAAGATGCTGCACAATACAACATGCCCAAACAAATCAGAGAACTGTTTGCCTATATCTGTGTCTTTGCATCCCTCCAAAACATGCAGGAACTGTTTACAAAATATGAACAATACCTCATTGAGGATTATGTCCATAAACATATGCAACACAATGCAGAGTGCACAATATGCCGTGACCTCGCCCTTCAAGAAATTGCCAACATTTTAACACTCCACGGAAAGAAATGCACAGATTTTGGCTTGACATACACCATACAAAATACAGAGCAGCTTACAGATACATACAACCAAGCCTATGAAAAACAAACAGCAGAGAAAATGTCAAAAACCTTCAATGATGAGCAAAAAACAGCCATGGAGCAAATATTAGCAGCAAGCCAAAATGATGAGCTAAACCACCGCTGCTTTTTCTTGGATGGGCCAGGAGGCAGTGGAAAAACATACTTATATAAAACCTTACTCAGCACAGTGCGTGACCGAAGTGAAGTCGCACTCCCTGTAGCCTCCACAGGAATAGCAGCCAACCTACTACAAGGAGGCAGAACATACCACTCCCAATTCAAACTGCCAGTACCAATACTTGAAAACTCCATATCAAACATGCACCTCAATTCACAAGATGCTAAAAACataaaaaaagcaaaaataatcATTTGGGATGAGTCAACGATGGCACCCACTCTAGCACTAACAACAGTAGACAAACTAATGAGAGAGATCATGGaaaacaacaagcccatgggaG AATTCAGCAAGTGGCTAATCACAGTAGGCAATGGAGATACACCACCCATTGAGGGATTACCAGAAGACATCATTGAAATCCCTGCAAGTATAATATGCAAAGAGGATATCGTGAGAGAAATTTTCGGAAGCAACATTCAAGTGCAAAACATCCCCAAAATAGCAAACAGATCCATCCTTTGCCCAAAGAACAATGATGTTGACACCATCAGTGACCAGGTGCTCAACATTTTGGAAGGCGAAAAAATGACTTATCTCAGCGCAGACACAATAGATGACTCCACCGAAGAAGATTCAAAAAACTACCCTACAGAATTCCTCAATGACCAAACACCAAAAGGATTGCCAAAGCATACCCTCACCCTGAAGGTAGGCGCAATAATAATGCTCCTCAGAAATCTAAACACCAAGAAAGGTTTATGCAATGGCACCCACCTCATTGTGAAAAACCTAGAAAAGAATCTCATCATAGCACAAGTGATTACAGGATCAGCACAGGGAGACATGGTCTTCATTCCACGAATTGATTTGGCACCATCTTGCACTGACTTACCATTCACCTTAAGAAGACGGCAATACCCAGTAAAATTGGCTTTCGCTATGACAATAAACAAATCACAAGGACAGACCCTGGAAAAGGTTGGAATCTATTTGCCAGAACCAGTATTCAGCCATGGACAATTATATGTACATTATCGTGAGTCAGAAGTTTTACAGACGTCGTGGTCAAGGTGCTGGAAGGcccagaacaaggaagactaA